The nucleotide sequence CCGGGCCTCGAATCCGCGCAAGGGCCGCAGCCACAGCTGGGAGCAGGTGCAGGAGGAGGTCGTCGACGCCGTGGTCACCGGCATGGTCGCGCTGACCCGCATGCGGCCCGACGACGCCCCCGAGTTCTTCGCCGCCGTCCTCGCCCGGAAGGCGGCGAAGTTCCTCCCGCACCCGCAGGACGACGGCCCGGTGGTCACGTCGCGTTGAGGGCCACCGTCGGGTGGAGGCGCGAGGCGCGGACGGCCGGGTAGAGGCCCGCGACCGCGCCGATCAGGAGGGTGGCGGCCAGACCGCCCGCGAGGGACCAGGGCGGGACGACCGCCGTCCAGCCCTGGAACCGCGCGAAGCCGTACGTCGCCGCCGCCCCGAGGAGCGCCCCGGTCGCCCCGCCGAGCGCCGAGAGCAGGAGCGACTCGGTCAGGAACTGGAGCCGGATCGCGTTGCGGGTCGCGCCGAGGGCACGCCGCAGACCGATCTCCTGGCGGCGCTCCAGGACGGAGATGACCATGGTGTTGGCCACGCCGACGCCGCCGACCAGGAGGGCCACCGCGCCGAGGCCCAGCATCAGGGTCGTCAGGCCCTTGTCGGTGGCGGCCTTGGCAGCGAGCGCGTCGGAGGGCCGGGAGACCTTCACTCCCCCTTCGCCGCCGGGGCTGATCGTGCGGGCCAGGATCGCCCGTACGTCCTCCACCGAGGCGTCCGTGGAGCGCTCGAAGACGGTGGTCGGGTGCCCGTCGAAGCCGAAGTGGCGTTCGGCGGCGGGGAATCCGACCATCGCGACCCGGTCGAGGGTGGGGACGAGTTCGAGCGGTTTGAGGATGCCGACGACGACCACGCGGGTGTCGTTCATCATGATGGTCTCGCCGGTGCGGGTGACGCCGAGCCGTTCGGCGGCCACCGCTCCGAGGACGGTGACCGGGAGCCGTTCGCGGGCGGGGTCGAACCAGACGCCGCGGTCGACCTCGCCGCCGAGCGCGGCGAGCAGGTCGGTGCGGACCGCCTGGGTGGTGACGCCGGCGGTGCGTTCCTCGGGCACCAGGTCGCTGCGGCGGATGCGCGCGTCGACGTCGCCGGTGCCGGTGGCGTGCTGGACGGGGCCGATCCGCTCGACCATCGCGACCGCGTTCTTGGGGAGTCTGACCTCCTGGCCCAGGGCGTCCTTGCCGGCCTCCACGGTCAGGAGGTTGGTGCCGAGGCGGTCGAGCCGGGCCATCAGGTCCGCGCGGCTCGACTCGGAGAGCCCGACGACGGCGACCATCGTCGCGATGCCGATGGCGATGCCGAGGGCCGAGAGCACCACGCGGGCGCGGCGGGCGCGGAGGCCGACGGCGCCGGTCCGGAGGACGTCGCGGGCGGGCAGCCGGGCGGGGGTGAGTGCGCGCTTCATGAAGTGACCCCGTCCTCGCGGGAGTCGGGACGTTCGTCGGCGACGATCTCGCCGTCTTTGAAGCGGACGCGGCGCGGGAGGGAGTTCGCGATCTCGTTGTCGTGGGTGATCACGCAGATCGTGGTTCCCATGGCGTTCAGCTCGTGCAGCAGCTCCATGACGATCTCGCCGGACGCGGTGTCGAGTGCGCCCGTCGGTTCGTCGGCGAGCAGCAGCAGGGGCTCGCCGACCAGCGCGCGGGCGATGGCCACCCGCTGCTTCTCGCCGCCGGACAGCTGGTGGGGGCGGTGGGAGCCGCGGTGGTCGAGGCGTACCCGGGCGAGCGCCGCGCGGGCCCGGGCCCGGCGTTCCCTGAGCGGTACGCCCGCGTAGAGCAGTCCGTCGGCGACGTTGTCGACGGCGTCGCGTCCCGCCGCGAGGTGGAAGTGCTGGAACACGAAGCCGATGTGGCGGGCGCGCAGGGCCGAGAGCCGGTTGTCGGAGAGCGCGGAGACCTCGTGGCCTGCGATGCGGACGGTACCGCTGGTGGGTTTGTCGAGGGTGCCCATGACGTGGAGCATGGTGGACTTGCCGGAGCCGGAGGGTCCGACGACGGCGAGCAGTTCGCCGGCGTCGACGGTGAGGTTCACGCCGCGCAGGGCGTGGACGCCGCCGGGGTACGCCTTGGTGGCGTTCCACAGCTCGACGACGGGGGTGGGCGCCGGGTGAGCGGGGGCGGGTGCGGGGGCGTGGCTCATGACGCGGCGACTCCCACCGTGAGGCCCTCGCGCACGTCTGGGCCGCTGACCTCGATCCGGCCGTCGGCGGTCATCCCCGTCTCCACCCGTATCGTGGTGGTCGTGCCGCCCTGGACGATCTGGAGGCCGTAGCCGCCGTTCTCGCCGCGCAGGGCGAGGACCGCCTCGACCGGCACCGCGAGGACGCCCTTGCGGGACTCGCTGACGAACCTGACGCTGACCGGCGCCTTCGTGTCCTCGCCGGAGGCGGCGCGCGTGCCGCCGTCGAGGACGACCTCGACGACGATGCCGTCCTGGCCGGCCGTGCCGTCCCCGGTGCCGGTGTCCTCGGGCCGTACGGTTCCGGCGACCCGTCCGGCGGCGGTCCTCCCGCTGGGCAGGGTGACCTCGACCTTGGTGCCCGCGGCGGTGAGGGGGCCGTCGGTCTGGTCGAGCCGGGCCCGGACGACCGGCCGGGTGGAGGCGACGGTGAGGACGGGCCGGTCCGGGCCGACCTGGTCGGCGAGGGCCGCGTCGGCGGAGACCACCTTGACCTGGCCCGGCTGGAAGACGACCTCGCCCTTGCCGACCCGGCCGGTGGGCTCCCGGTTCAGCGACTTCTGCCACCGTTTGACGGCCGTCTCGGTGTCCTTGTCGTACCGCGTGTCGACGTACAGTCCGGCTCCGTGTCCCAAGTCGCGCAGGTTGCGCTCCAGTTGGAGGACGTCGCTGCCCCGGTCGCCGGTCTTCATCTCGCGGAACACGGGGACCGGGCCGTAGAGGAGGGTGACGGGCTTGTCGTCGAGTTCGTACAGGGCCTGCCCCCTCGTCACCGTTCTCCCCTCGGTCGCGGCGACGGTGACCGTTCCTACGACGGCGGACTTGACGGGCCTGCGCTGTGCGAAGTCGAGCGTGCCGTCGACGGTCTTGGCGCGGACGAGGTCGGTGCGGACGACGGTCGCCGTGGCGGGCGGCGCGTCGCCGCTCCGGCCGGCGGCGCCGGAGCCGGGGGCGCCGCCGAGGGGATCGCCCAGGAGGACCACTCCCCCGGTGACGGCGGCGGCGACGGTCACGGCGCCGAGCGTGCGCAGGGCGGTGCGGCGCTTCACTGCATGCCGTCCAGACCGTCGAGCAGCTTCGCCTTGCACGCCTCGCGGGCCTGCTTGTACGCCGGTGAGCCGCTGTCGATGGCCGGGTCGGCCGGGTTCGGGTCGCCGCCCGGCTGGGCGTTGCCGCCGCTCATCGTCGGGTTGGTGAACCGGGAGATGCCGTTGTCCCGCATGCACTTGGCGTGCGCCAGCATCGACTCGTAGTCCTTCTGCTGGTCGCGGGCCGGCTCGGCCTGCATGACCTTCTGGAGTTCGGGGACGCAGACGCCGTTCCGGCCGCCCTTGGCCGCTTCCATCTGGCCGGGCCTTGAGGAGATCTCCTCGACCTTGCCCCAGTCGAGGTGGCCGCTGAGCTTGGGGTCGGGGAAGTCCTGGTAGCCGCCCTTGACGCGCATGCACCGGACGTAGGCGAGCTGGGCGTCGTAGAAGGCGCTCTTCCCGGCGGGCCGGGCGCTCGGGCCCGCGGTGTCCTTCGCGGCGGGGGTGGCCGTAACGGTCTCCGGTACGGAGGCGATGGCGTCGTTCTTCGGTGCGCCCCCGGCGCCGTCACCGCCGCCGCAGGCGACGGTGAGGACGAGGACGGGGAGCGCGGCGAGCGCGGTCAGGCGCAGCCGGGCGGGGACGCGGGAGGTTGTCTGCTGGCTCATGTCCCTCACCCTCGCCAGGACACGTGATGGCGGTTCCATGGGGACATGATGGGAACGTAACAATGCCTCCGACCTGGGCGTCGACCCCCTCCCGGGGCCGCCGCGGGGTCCGTGCGGCACCCATAATCGACCGCATGCCGCATGTACTGCTCATCGAGGACGACGCGTCCGTCCGGGACGGAATGGAGCTCGTGCTGCGCCGCCACGGGTACGGCGTCGACACGGCGGCCACCGGGGAGGAGGCGCTCGCGCTGCTCGACGCCCCGGAGGGGGCGAGGGTCGAGCTGGCCGTCCTCGACCTGATGCTGCCGGGGATGGACGGCTTCGAGGTGTGCCGGCGCATCCGCGCCCGCACGGCGACGCTGCCGGTCATCATGCTGACCGCGCGAGGCGACGACCACGACATCGTGACGGGTCTTGAGGCGGGCGCCGACGACTACGTGGTGAAGCCGGTCACCGCGCCCGTCCTGGAGGCCCGGATCCGGGCCGCGCTGCGGCGCGCGGAGCCGTCCGCGGTGAGCCGGGTGGCCGGGGCCGACCTCGCGGGGCTCGTCATCGACCGGGCCGCGCTGACCGTCACCAAGCACGGCGTCCCCGTCCCGCTGCCGCCCACCGAGCTGCGGCTGCTGCTCGAACTTTCCGCCTCCCCCGGCCGGGTCCTCAGTCGCGAACAGCTCCTCGCCTCGGTCTGGGACCACACCTTCCTCGGTGACTCCCGGCTGGTGGACGCGGCGGTCGGCCGGCTGCGGGCCAAGCTGGAGGACGTGCCGGCCCGGCCGCGGTACGTGCAGACGGTACGGGGCTTCGGCTACCGCTTCGGGCCGCTGTGAGGGGCCGTGGGCGCGGCGGTCGCTCCCGGCGGCTCGTCGGCGGTCTCCGGACCCGGCTCGTCGTGACGTTCGTCGTGGTCGCGCTCGTCAGCGCGGTGACCGCGACCGCGCTCGCCTACCGGGACGCGCGCACCGCCGTCCTGCGGCGCACCCAGGACGCCGCCGTGGACGACGTCAGGACGCGGGTCACCGCGGTCGCCGCCGACTTCGACCTGCCGCCCGACCAGCGCGCGCTGTCCCGGTTCGCGGCGAAGATCTCGGACGGCCTCGGCGCCCGCCTCGTGGTCGCCCGTCACCGGGACCTGGTGGCGGCCTCGGACCCGCTGGCGGACACGGACGGCCGGATCACCGTCGCGCTGCGGTCGGCCGTACGCGCCGGGGACGGGGCCAGGTTCCAGCGGGTGACGTGGCGGGACGAGCCGTATCTGGTGGTCGGCATGCCCGTGACGTACGCGGACGGGGACCGCCGCGCCTC is from Streptomyces venezuelae ATCC 10712 and encodes:
- a CDS encoding MazG-like family protein, translating into MRDDDPWDTIRSLSALFTEFDAGRGLTPEEQWTMQVLKLTEEVGEAAQAVIGARASNPRKGRSHSWEQVQEEVVDAVVTGMVALTRMRPDDAPEFFAAVLARKAAKFLPHPQDDGPVVTSR
- a CDS encoding ABC transporter permease; amino-acid sequence: MKRALTPARLPARDVLRTGAVGLRARRARVVLSALGIAIGIATMVAVVGLSESSRADLMARLDRLGTNLLTVEAGKDALGQEVRLPKNAVAMVERIGPVQHATGTGDVDARIRRSDLVPEERTAGVTTQAVRTDLLAALGGEVDRGVWFDPARERLPVTVLGAVAAERLGVTRTGETIMMNDTRVVVVGILKPLELVPTLDRVAMVGFPAAERHFGFDGHPTTVFERSTDASVEDVRAILARTISPGGEGGVKVSRPSDALAAKAATDKGLTTLMLGLGAVALLVGGVGVANTMVISVLERRQEIGLRRALGATRNAIRLQFLTESLLLSALGGATGALLGAAATYGFARFQGWTAVVPPWSLAGGLAATLLIGAVAGLYPAVRASRLHPTVALNAT
- a CDS encoding ABC transporter ATP-binding protein — encoded protein: MSHAPAPAPAHPAPTPVVELWNATKAYPGGVHALRGVNLTVDAGELLAVVGPSGSGKSTMLHVMGTLDKPTSGTVRIAGHEVSALSDNRLSALRARHIGFVFQHFHLAAGRDAVDNVADGLLYAGVPLRERRARARAALARVRLDHRGSHRPHQLSGGEKQRVAIARALVGEPLLLLADEPTGALDTASGEIVMELLHELNAMGTTICVITHDNEIANSLPRRVRFKDGEIVADERPDSREDGVTS
- a CDS encoding peptidoglycan-binding protein; protein product: MKRRTALRTLGAVTVAAAVTGGVVLLGDPLGGAPGSGAAGRSGDAPPATATVVRTDLVRAKTVDGTLDFAQRRPVKSAVVGTVTVAATEGRTVTRGQALYELDDKPVTLLYGPVPVFREMKTGDRGSDVLQLERNLRDLGHGAGLYVDTRYDKDTETAVKRWQKSLNREPTGRVGKGEVVFQPGQVKVVSADAALADQVGPDRPVLTVASTRPVVRARLDQTDGPLTAAGTKVEVTLPSGRTAAGRVAGTVRPEDTGTGDGTAGQDGIVVEVVLDGGTRAASGEDTKAPVSVRFVSESRKGVLAVPVEAVLALRGENGGYGLQIVQGGTTTTIRVETGMTADGRIEVSGPDVREGLTVGVAAS
- a CDS encoding response regulator transcription factor, whose amino-acid sequence is MPHVLLIEDDASVRDGMELVLRRHGYGVDTAATGEEALALLDAPEGARVELAVLDLMLPGMDGFEVCRRIRARTATLPVIMLTARGDDHDIVTGLEAGADDYVVKPVTAPVLEARIRAALRRAEPSAVSRVAGADLAGLVIDRAALTVTKHGVPVPLPPTELRLLLELSASPGRVLSREQLLASVWDHTFLGDSRLVDAAVGRLRAKLEDVPARPRYVQTVRGFGYRFGPL